The nucleotide window TAAAAACCCTGCCTTCTTTGTATTGTTGCAACGAAATTCGATGCTTCCAACAATCCATCCGGAGTTCCCGTGTCCAGCCATGCCACACCTCTGCCAAGTGGTACCACCCTTAATTTTTCCATTTTCAAATATTCTTTATTCACGTCTGTGATCTCCAGTTCGCCGCGCGCTGATGGTTTTAAGTGCTTTGCTATTTCTACCACTTGGTTGTCGTAAAAGTACAGTCCTGGAACTGCCCAGTGAGATCTAGGTTTCTCCGGCTTTTCTTCTATCGAGATCGCCTTCCCATTTTCGTCGAACTCAACCACACCGAAATCTTTCGGATTACGCACTGGATAGGCAAAGATCACCGCACCTTCTTCAAGCTGAGCAGCTTTCTGAACCGTTTGTCCAAAGCTCTGCCCGAAGAATAGGTTATCCCCCAGGATGAGACACACTTTTGAATCCTCTATGAATTCTTCGCCAACTATAAAAGCGTCGGCTATCCCACGGGGTTTGCTCTGCTCCTTGTAGGTTATGCTTATACCTAAATGAGAACCATCTTGAAGCAATTTTCGGTACAGCGGCAGAAACTCTGGATTGGTTATGATGAGTATATCCCTGATGCCAGCGAACAACAACACCGAAAGCGGGTAATAAATCATGGGCTTGTCATACACAGGTAAAAGCTGCTTGCTCACTGCAATGGTTGCTGGATAGAATCTTGTCGCTTGTCCACCTGAAAGAGAATTATGCCTTTCATGATGCCCCTCCCCTTGTAGTTAAGGCTTCCGGCAAAACTCAAAAGCGTTTTTCCAAAGTTGAGCGCAATGATCTTCAGAAAACTCCGAACGTACTATCTCACGGTTTCTAACTGCCACTTGTTCTTCAAGTGAGAAAAGATCCGTTTCAAGACCATCTAAAATAGCTTTTGCATCGAACACCTTGATCCCTAATCGATTGAGAAA belongs to Thermotoga sp. Ku-13t and includes:
- the rfbA gene encoding glucose-1-phosphate thymidylyltransferase RfbA, producing the protein MSKQLLPVYDKPMIYYPLSVLLFAGIRDILIITNPEFLPLYRKLLQDGSHLGISITYKEQSKPRGIADAFIVGEEFIEDSKVCLILGDNLFFGQSFGQTVQKAAQLEEGAVIFAYPVRNPKDFGVVEFDENGKAISIEEKPEKPRSHWAVPGLYFYDNQVVEIAKHLKPSARGELEITDVNKEYLKMEKLRVVPLGRGVAWLDTGTPDGLLEASNFVATIQRRQGFYIACIEEVAFRMGYITREQLLELGKKQEKTEYGRYILELAGEKA